One region of Paraburkholderia phymatum STM815 genomic DNA includes:
- a CDS encoding VOC family protein has protein sequence MTTQALTAGIDHVGLSVRDLNLTRDFFVECLHWTQVGERPEYPAVFVSDGHVMLTLWQVTNQDRRVEFDRKSNVGLHHLALRAGSEAAFDEIFRRVSQWPGVQVEFAPENLGAGPKRHTMIYEPGGIRLEFDFDPRLQAAG, from the coding sequence ATGACTACCCAGGCACTCACCGCCGGCATCGATCACGTTGGACTGAGCGTTCGCGATCTGAACCTGACGCGCGATTTCTTCGTGGAATGCCTGCACTGGACCCAGGTTGGCGAAAGGCCAGAGTACCCCGCTGTGTTCGTATCGGATGGACACGTGATGCTGACGTTGTGGCAAGTCACGAATCAGGACAGGCGCGTGGAGTTCGATCGCAAGAGCAACGTCGGTTTGCATCACCTTGCGCTGCGCGCCGGCAGCGAAGCCGCTTTCGACGAGATCTTCAGGCGCGTTTCGCAGTGGCCGGGCGTGCAGGTCGAGTTCGCGCCCGAGAACCTGGGCGCCGGACCCAAGCGTCACACAATGATCTATGAACCGGGCGGCATCCGGCTGGAGTTCGATTTCGACCCGCGTTTGCAAGCGGCCGGTTGA
- a CDS encoding flagellar brake protein, producing MPLVPLSQREVTIGVPLPFSVYTEDGRLLMARGHIVHSAEQCERLFSLGPFRHLLPGERRNDALAAQENAAAAPAARARRDHDEQTFVGPFPHAGCTPEDFVITLANGPAISSRTRFVGVLDDASLLLSGKDVDPAFAPGEAIEGQFIAGRYRHAFESEVVGRHATPFDVLYLRYPTEVRSRALRRHVRIGIDVTAQLSRNDRPMAGTEVRAVDLSAAGVGLLVNSNSLAPGEHFKLSLPLARAGCVRTAPLNCIARNRRTKGGKTLVGAEFGNTSGDVRALVKDYVMDVLTGAMPAERNPLRNGGFA from the coding sequence ATGCCGTTGGTGCCGCTGTCGCAACGGGAAGTCACGATCGGCGTTCCGCTGCCGTTTTCCGTCTATACGGAGGACGGCAGACTGCTGATGGCCCGTGGGCACATCGTTCACAGCGCGGAGCAATGCGAGCGACTTTTTTCGTTAGGGCCGTTCAGGCATCTGCTTCCCGGCGAACGCCGCAACGACGCGCTGGCTGCGCAGGAAAACGCCGCAGCTGCGCCCGCTGCGCGCGCGCGGCGCGATCACGACGAGCAGACATTTGTCGGCCCGTTTCCGCACGCGGGCTGCACCCCCGAAGACTTCGTGATCACGCTGGCCAACGGTCCCGCCATCTCGTCGCGCACCCGCTTCGTCGGTGTGCTCGACGATGCGAGCCTGCTGCTCTCAGGCAAGGACGTCGATCCCGCGTTTGCGCCCGGCGAGGCAATCGAAGGTCAATTCATCGCGGGACGCTACCGGCATGCGTTCGAATCCGAAGTCGTCGGCCGTCATGCGACGCCGTTCGACGTGCTGTATCTGCGCTATCCCACGGAAGTCCGCTCGCGGGCGCTGCGCCGGCATGTGCGCATCGGCATCGACGTGACGGCGCAACTGTCGAGAAACGACCGGCCGATGGCGGGTACGGAAGTGCGCGCGGTCGACCTGAGCGCGGCGGGTGTCGGCCTGCTCGTGAACTCGAATTCGCTCGCGCCCGGCGAGCACTTCAAACTGTCGCTGCCGCTTGCGCGCGCGGGCTGCGTACGCACGGCGCCGCTGAACTGCATCGCGCGCAACCGCCGCACGAAGGGCGGGAAAACCCTGGTCGGCGCGGAGTTCGGCAATACGTCGGGCGACGTGCGCGCACTGGTAAAAGACTACGTGATGGATGTGTTGACGGGAGCCATGCCCGCCGAGCGCAATCCATTGCGCAACGGCGGCTTCGCTTAG
- a CDS encoding response regulator transcription factor, with amino-acid sequence MHNHPIASVIDDDESVRTAMSSLVRSLDWDVRLYASAEAFLASGIASNVACIISDVQMPGMSGLDMYRHLLEMGVTQPIIFISAFASDAVRRQALDLGAMCVLTKPVDGGEVSRCLAKVGPGSASGE; translated from the coding sequence TTGCACAACCATCCGATCGCTTCAGTCATCGACGACGACGAATCCGTCCGTACCGCGATGTCGAGCCTCGTTCGTTCGCTGGATTGGGACGTCCGGCTCTATGCGTCGGCCGAGGCGTTTCTCGCATCCGGCATCGCGAGCAATGTGGCCTGCATCATCTCCGACGTGCAGATGCCCGGCATGAGCGGTCTCGACATGTATCGTCACTTGCTGGAGATGGGCGTCACGCAGCCCATCATTTTCATCTCCGCTTTCGCGTCCGACGCGGTGCGCCGCCAGGCGCTCGATCTTGGCGCAATGTGCGTGCTGACCAAGCCCGTCGACGGCGGCGAAGTCTCGCGCTGTCTCGCGAAGGTGGGACCCGGCAGCGCCAGCGGCGAATGA
- a CDS encoding PAS domain-containing sensor histidine kinase, with the protein MMFRQGAGIPSPRDARFLFALAAVIGVIVFVIDALTPLDIAIAVLYVVVVLLVASTGSRQATIATACASVVLTLVAFMMSHDTNYSGGSIARCIVSLLAIGTTSFLALRNQGNTARLQEQIQLLNLTHDAIVAYDMSDRITFWNQGAEELYGWTASQAIGQRIHELTRTSSSIPVDELRDEVVREGRWEGELQRVRSDGSTVVVSSRFALWRDDKGRPRAVLATNNDITVRKRMEAELQRQQEELRATVDAIPGLVWSSSRDGELSYINRRWNELGITLTGNSGDVWTSIVHPDDWPAMHAAWRGAIATGKPFENVSRIRQSNGAYRWMHIGAEPLRDQDGRILRWYGVNTDIEERKQAEQALERSEAFLCDAQRLSRTGSIATRLPTGEMWWSDEVYRIFEYSPDYMPAMQLILARTHPDDLALVRDAYAAGLSGAPYVDVEHRLQMPDGRIKYVHYVAHLAAPQSASSEYVGALMDVTERQLAQDALDRSTAELAHVTRVTMLGELAASIAHEVTQPLAAIVTAGDAANRWLNRAKPDLGEVGQSISQMVRDAKRASDVIRQIRAMAQKRDPSQTVLDLNAIVRESIELVRRELDAARVELEASYAEPPLFVCGDRVQLQQVVINLVMNGVQAMAGVTGRTRRMRIGTRRVDGRYGQVAVEDSGTGISKESVGRLFNAFFTTKADGMGMGLSICRSIVEAHGGRIWAESEAGQGATMQFVLPIDKGTCDEQ; encoded by the coding sequence ATGATGTTCCGTCAGGGCGCAGGCATCCCGTCGCCTCGCGACGCGCGCTTTCTCTTTGCTCTTGCCGCTGTCATCGGCGTGATCGTCTTCGTGATCGACGCGCTGACGCCGCTCGATATCGCCATTGCCGTGCTGTACGTGGTCGTGGTGCTGCTCGTGGCGTCGACGGGTTCGCGCCAGGCGACGATCGCGACCGCCTGCGCGAGCGTCGTGCTGACGCTCGTCGCGTTCATGATGTCGCACGACACGAACTACTCGGGCGGCTCGATTGCGCGCTGCATCGTGAGCCTGCTCGCAATCGGCACGACGTCCTTTCTCGCGCTGCGCAACCAGGGCAACACGGCACGGTTGCAGGAACAGATCCAGTTGCTGAACCTGACGCACGACGCGATCGTCGCGTACGACATGAGCGACCGCATCACGTTCTGGAATCAGGGTGCGGAGGAACTGTACGGCTGGACAGCAAGCCAGGCGATCGGCCAGCGCATTCATGAACTGACGCGCACCTCGTCGTCGATTCCCGTCGATGAACTGCGCGACGAAGTGGTGCGCGAAGGGCGCTGGGAAGGCGAGTTGCAGCGCGTGCGCAGCGATGGCAGCACGGTCGTCGTGTCGAGCCGCTTTGCGCTCTGGCGAGACGACAAGGGCAGGCCGCGCGCGGTGCTCGCCACCAACAACGACATCACGGTGCGCAAGCGCATGGAAGCCGAACTGCAGCGGCAGCAGGAAGAACTGCGCGCCACCGTCGACGCGATTCCCGGCTTGGTCTGGAGCTCGTCGCGCGACGGCGAACTGAGCTACATCAACCGCCGCTGGAACGAACTCGGCATCACGCTGACGGGCAATAGCGGCGATGTATGGACGTCGATCGTGCATCCCGACGACTGGCCCGCGATGCATGCGGCGTGGCGGGGCGCGATCGCCACGGGCAAGCCGTTCGAGAACGTGTCGCGCATTCGCCAGAGCAATGGCGCATATCGGTGGATGCATATCGGCGCAGAGCCGCTGCGCGATCAGGATGGCCGCATTCTGCGCTGGTACGGCGTGAATACCGACATCGAAGAGCGCAAGCAGGCGGAGCAGGCGCTGGAGCGCAGCGAAGCGTTTCTGTGCGACGCCCAGCGTCTGAGCCGCACGGGCAGTATCGCGACGCGTCTGCCGACGGGCGAGATGTGGTGGTCCGACGAGGTTTACCGGATCTTCGAATATTCCCCGGACTACATGCCCGCCATGCAGCTGATTCTCGCGCGTACGCACCCCGACGATCTCGCGCTTGTGCGCGACGCGTACGCAGCGGGGCTGTCCGGCGCGCCTTACGTCGACGTCGAACACCGCTTGCAAATGCCGGATGGCCGCATCAAGTACGTACATTACGTCGCGCATCTGGCCGCTCCCCAGTCGGCCAGCAGCGAATACGTGGGCGCGCTGATGGACGTGACGGAACGGCAGCTCGCCCAGGACGCGCTCGACCGCTCGACGGCGGAACTCGCGCACGTGACGCGCGTGACGATGCTGGGCGAACTGGCCGCATCGATCGCGCATGAAGTCACGCAGCCGCTCGCTGCGATCGTCACGGCGGGCGATGCCGCCAATCGCTGGTTGAACCGCGCGAAGCCCGACCTCGGCGAAGTGGGCCAGTCGATCAGCCAGATGGTGCGCGACGCGAAGCGCGCAAGCGACGTGATCCGGCAGATCCGTGCGATGGCGCAGAAGCGCGATCCGAGCCAGACGGTGCTGGACCTGAACGCGATCGTGAGAGAATCGATCGAGCTCGTGCGGCGCGAGCTCGACGCTGCAAGGGTCGAGCTGGAAGCGAGCTACGCGGAGCCGCCGCTGTTCGTATGCGGCGATCGCGTGCAGTTGCAGCAGGTCGTCATCAATCTCGTGATGAATGGCGTGCAGGCGATGGCGGGTGTGACGGGCCGCACGCGCCGCATGCGGATCGGCACGCGCCGCGTGGACGGACGCTATGGCCAGGTCGCCGTCGAAGATTCGGGAACGGGCATCAGCAAGGAAAGCGTCGGACGGCTGTTCAACGCATTCTTCACAACGAAGGCGGATGGCATGGGCATGGGTCTGTCCATCTGCCGGTCCATCGTCGAGGCGCATGGCGGGCGTATCTGGGCGGAGTCCGAAGCAGGTCAGGGCGCGACGATGCAATTCGTGTTGCCGATCGATAAAGGAACGTGCGATGAGCAGTGA
- a CDS encoding response regulator transcription factor has translation MSSDEMNDVNPSIVYVVDDDDSMRAAVSMLLRSVGLRVEAFASAQEFLSFDKPDMPSCLILDVRLKGQSGLAVQEQIASGDVHVPIIFMTAHGDIAMSVKAMKAGAMDFLAKPFRDQDMLDAVASALAKDEERRKSERSVSDLRRMYESLTPREREVMAFVASGLMNKQIAAEMNLSEITVKIHRGQAMKKMESRSLADFVLKAEALGVKSLDSSTSTRTQRGS, from the coding sequence ATGAGCAGTGATGAAATGAATGACGTGAATCCGTCGATCGTCTATGTCGTCGACGACGACGATTCGATGCGCGCGGCCGTCTCGATGTTGCTGCGCTCGGTGGGCTTGCGCGTCGAGGCGTTTGCTTCCGCGCAGGAATTTCTGTCGTTCGACAAGCCCGATATGCCCAGCTGCCTGATTCTCGACGTGCGCCTGAAAGGCCAGAGCGGGCTCGCCGTGCAGGAGCAGATTGCCTCGGGCGACGTGCACGTGCCCATCATCTTCATGACGGCGCACGGCGATATCGCGATGTCCGTGAAGGCGATGAAGGCGGGCGCTATGGATTTTCTCGCCAAGCCGTTCCGCGATCAGGACATGCTCGACGCCGTCGCGAGTGCGCTTGCGAAGGACGAGGAGCGCAGGAAGTCCGAGCGCTCGGTGTCGGACCTGCGGCGCATGTACGAGTCGCTGACGCCGCGCGAGCGCGAGGTGATGGCCTTCGTCGCAAGCGGCCTGATGAACAAGCAGATCGCCGCCGAGATGAACCTCAGCGAGATCACCGTGAAGATCCATCGCGGCCAGGCGATGAAAAAGATGGAGTCCCGCTCGCTCGCCGATTTCGTTCTTAAAGCGGAAGCGCTGGGCGTGAAGTCGCTCGATTCCAGCACGTCGACGCGCACGCAGCGCGGTTCCTGA
- a CDS encoding helix-turn-helix domain-containing protein translates to MTTTMPDLPAPLADVVSRRPASPIVAEQQWRRMNGPAFDMAARRDNVVVARWTHAGNAPLAVENEGSVADHCIGLNLKCAALTFDHAGRRLVHGRLTAGAAQVTAPGVPTKAVFASSADVLHLFVSQQVLGECYEDLFQHSRDGDIVLDDPELIRDPVLERLGQALAVSQSNDASLGKIFTDSVSLAIVSRVVARHFAGATRRTREAAPLPQWRMNRVIEFVDAHLAEPIGLAEIASSAGLTRMHFAAQFRRATGLRPHEYLLRRRVEHAQHLLVTSKHNVMDVALSCGFRSQAHFTTVFKKFVGETPHRWKEMTNGAR, encoded by the coding sequence ATGACCACCACTATGCCCGATCTACCCGCTCCACTCGCCGATGTCGTGTCGCGGCGCCCGGCTTCTCCCATCGTCGCCGAACAGCAATGGCGGCGCATGAATGGGCCGGCGTTCGATATGGCAGCCCGCCGCGACAACGTCGTCGTCGCGCGCTGGACGCATGCTGGCAACGCGCCGCTCGCAGTGGAGAACGAAGGCAGCGTCGCCGATCACTGCATTGGCTTGAATCTGAAGTGCGCGGCGCTCACGTTCGACCACGCGGGCCGCCGGCTCGTGCATGGCCGCCTGACTGCGGGTGCCGCGCAGGTGACGGCGCCCGGCGTGCCGACCAAGGCCGTGTTCGCTTCGTCCGCCGACGTGCTGCATCTGTTCGTCTCACAGCAAGTGCTCGGCGAGTGCTACGAGGATCTGTTCCAGCACTCGCGCGACGGCGACATCGTGCTCGACGATCCCGAGTTGATCCGCGACCCGGTGCTCGAGCGACTCGGTCAGGCGCTGGCCGTTTCGCAGAGCAACGACGCTTCGCTCGGCAAGATCTTCACCGACAGCGTGAGCCTCGCGATCGTGTCGCGTGTCGTCGCCCGTCATTTTGCCGGCGCGACGCGGCGCACGCGCGAAGCCGCGCCGCTGCCGCAGTGGCGCATGAATCGCGTGATCGAATTCGTCGATGCACACCTCGCGGAACCCATCGGCCTTGCCGAGATCGCGTCGAGCGCGGGTCTCACGCGGATGCACTTCGCCGCGCAATTCCGCCGCGCAACGGGCCTGCGCCCGCATGAATACCTGCTGCGCAGACGTGTGGAGCACGCACAGCATCTGCTCGTGACGTCGAAGCACAACGTGATGGATGTCGCGCTCAGCTGCGGATTCCGCTCGCAAGCGCACTTCACGACGGTCTTCAAGAAGTTCGTCGGCGAGACGCCGCACCGCTGGAAGGAGATGACGAACGGCGCGCGCTGA
- a CDS encoding DUF3331 domain-containing protein, with protein sequence MLANANATDPWTQTIGLLSTPYRLMAAAKGTAQSRRNAHCADGRFGAAVTLIDRPTPSTATIAWRDSTRGCFGDQVWRMARARISGFCAMSGQPIRPGDAVYKPNPRPAPVNGDAMILACVLRDTATL encoded by the coding sequence ATGCTGGCAAACGCAAACGCAACGGATCCGTGGACGCAGACTATCGGCCTGCTGAGCACGCCTTACCGCCTGATGGCTGCCGCGAAAGGAACCGCGCAGTCGCGTCGCAACGCGCATTGCGCCGACGGGCGCTTCGGCGCGGCGGTGACGCTGATCGACCGGCCGACGCCGTCGACGGCGACGATTGCCTGGCGCGATTCGACACGCGGCTGTTTCGGCGACCAGGTCTGGCGCATGGCGCGCGCGCGCATATCGGGCTTCTGCGCGATGAGCGGCCAGCCGATCCGTCCCGGTGACGCCGTCTACAAGCCGAACCCGCGCCCCGCGCCCGTCAACGGAGACGCGATGATCCTCGCTTGCGTGCTGCGCGATACGGCGACGCTCTGA
- a CDS encoding cytochrome d ubiquinol oxidase subunit II: MDSTTHSLLAYVWFGLLGLMLAFYVVTDGFDLGVGILSLLRARRADRDVMVESIGHVWDANETWLVVLGGGLFGAFPLAYAQLMQDLYSPVMALIAGLIMRGAAIEFRHSVEHGPLWDKVFGIGSLIAALAQGVVLGKVITGLVPGEMNNVFVIVAATGVVAGYALLGATYLVKKTVGMIEQWSRRLALLSAMLTVAAALLLTTATWFFSDVGSERWSRPGVMHLLIALGIAAAFAFAFIMVSLYLGSSRGPFRGAVTLFVVSFAGLAVSLFPDFVPGKLGIVQAASDSHTLAFMLAGIGLIFPVMIGYNLYQYYIFRGKVAGGAHAGE; encoded by the coding sequence ATGGATAGCACTACTCATTCGCTGCTGGCCTACGTCTGGTTCGGCCTGCTCGGCCTGATGCTGGCCTTCTACGTCGTGACGGACGGCTTCGATCTCGGCGTCGGTATTCTCAGCCTGCTGCGCGCGCGCCGCGCGGACCGCGACGTGATGGTCGAATCGATCGGCCATGTGTGGGACGCGAACGAAACCTGGCTCGTCGTTCTCGGCGGCGGGCTGTTCGGCGCGTTTCCACTTGCCTATGCGCAACTGATGCAGGACCTCTACTCGCCCGTCATGGCGCTGATCGCGGGGCTCATCATGCGGGGCGCGGCCATCGAGTTCCGTCATAGCGTCGAGCACGGTCCGCTGTGGGACAAGGTGTTCGGCATCGGCAGCCTGATCGCGGCACTCGCGCAGGGCGTCGTGCTCGGCAAGGTCATCACGGGCCTCGTGCCGGGTGAGATGAACAACGTATTCGTCATCGTGGCGGCCACGGGTGTGGTCGCAGGCTACGCGCTGCTCGGCGCGACGTATCTGGTGAAGAAGACCGTCGGCATGATCGAGCAGTGGTCGCGGCGTCTCGCGCTGCTCAGCGCGATGCTGACGGTGGCGGCCGCGCTGCTGCTGACTACCGCGACTTGGTTCTTCAGCGATGTCGGCAGCGAGCGCTGGTCGCGGCCGGGCGTCATGCATCTGCTGATTGCCCTCGGCATCGCGGCGGCGTTCGCCTTCGCGTTCATCATGGTGTCGCTCTATCTGGGCTCGTCGCGCGGGCCGTTTCGCGGTGCGGTGACGCTGTTCGTCGTATCGTTCGCCGGCCTCGCGGTGAGCCTGTTCCCCGACTTCGTGCCCGGCAAGCTCGGCATCGTGCAGGCGGCCTCCGACTCGCACACGCTTGCGTTCATGCTGGCCGGCATCGGGTTGATCTTCCCGGTGATGATCGGCTACAACCTGTACCAGTACTACATCTTCCGCGGCAAGGTGGCGGGCGGGGCACACGCGGGCGAGTAA
- a CDS encoding cytochrome ubiquinol oxidase subunit I, with the protein MLDHVANLSRAQFAMTAIFHILWPILTISLSAFLVLVEALWIKTGDVMYYRQARFWSKLLVLNFAVGVVSGIPMEFQFGTNWAGFSQYSGQFIGNILGFEGAMAFMLEAGFVGVMLLGWGRVPRGVHLFATSMVALGSSISAFWIMVANSWMQTPAGYAVVNGKIEVTDYLVAIFNPDMVWGVSHMWVAAIETGMFVIAGISAYNLFRKRHPEFFARSFKIALSVLVVAAPLQIWLGDSSGVSVFETQPAKGAAIEGHWHTNASGTGASWSLLAWPDQKAQRNDWSLEVPGMLSVLGTHSLHGQVKGLTDFAREDQPPMIPLLYYAFRAMAGIGLCFMLLAFWTAYALRKARGSLDALLARRKLLLAWVLCIPLPYVAVEAGWIVREVGRQPWVVYGLLRTSQAASTVAPSAVSLSMAMFFAFYAVLLVTFFVLACRWLRKGPDLTSLPPAIDAARTAAAPTSVSGY; encoded by the coding sequence ATGCTTGATCATGTTGCCAACCTGTCGCGCGCGCAGTTCGCGATGACGGCCATCTTCCACATTCTGTGGCCCATCCTCACCATCAGTCTCTCGGCTTTTCTTGTGCTCGTCGAAGCGCTGTGGATCAAGACGGGTGACGTAATGTACTACCGCCAGGCGCGTTTCTGGAGCAAGCTCCTCGTGCTGAACTTCGCGGTCGGCGTCGTCAGCGGCATTCCGATGGAGTTTCAGTTCGGCACCAACTGGGCAGGCTTTTCGCAGTATAGCGGGCAATTCATCGGCAACATTCTCGGCTTCGAAGGCGCGATGGCGTTCATGCTCGAAGCGGGCTTCGTCGGCGTGATGCTGCTCGGCTGGGGGCGCGTGCCGCGCGGCGTGCATCTGTTCGCGACGTCGATGGTTGCGCTCGGCTCGAGCATCTCTGCGTTCTGGATCATGGTCGCCAACTCGTGGATGCAGACGCCGGCGGGTTATGCCGTCGTCAACGGCAAGATCGAGGTGACGGATTATCTCGTTGCGATCTTCAATCCCGACATGGTGTGGGGCGTATCGCACATGTGGGTCGCGGCGATCGAAACGGGCATGTTCGTCATCGCGGGTATCTCCGCGTACAACCTGTTCCGCAAGCGCCATCCGGAGTTCTTCGCACGCTCGTTCAAGATCGCGCTCTCGGTGCTCGTCGTCGCGGCGCCGCTGCAAATCTGGCTCGGCGATTCGAGCGGCGTGAGCGTGTTCGAGACGCAGCCCGCGAAGGGTGCCGCCATCGAAGGCCACTGGCACACCAATGCGTCCGGCACGGGTGCGTCATGGTCGCTGCTTGCATGGCCCGATCAGAAAGCGCAGCGCAACGACTGGTCGCTCGAAGTCCCCGGCATGCTAAGCGTGCTCGGCACGCACTCGCTTCACGGCCAGGTGAAGGGCCTCACCGACTTCGCGCGCGAAGACCAGCCGCCCATGATTCCCCTGCTCTATTACGCGTTCCGCGCGATGGCGGGCATCGGCTTGTGCTTCATGCTGCTCGCGTTCTGGACGGCTTACGCGCTGCGCAAGGCGCGCGGCAGCCTCGACGCTTTGCTGGCGCGCCGCAAACTGCTGCTCGCTTGGGTGCTGTGCATTCCGCTGCCCTATGTCGCCGTCGAAGCGGGCTGGATCGTGCGCGAAGTAGGCCGTCAGCCTTGGGTTGTGTATGGGCTGCTGCGCACGAGCCAGGCGGCGTCGACGGTCGCGCCTTCTGCCGTGTCGCTCAGCATGGCGATGTTCTTCGCGTTCTATGCCGTGCTGCTCGTTACGTTCTTCGTCCTCGCGTGCCGCTGGCTGCGCAAGGGCCCGGATCTCACCAGCCTGCCGCCCGCGATCGACGCCGCGCGCACCGCGGCGGCACCAACGTCCGTTTCCGGCTATTGA
- a CDS encoding FdhF/YdeP family oxidoreductase: MGKKKVIRIYSDPAGGWGALKATGEALALQGIPVSGARTLLRMNQPEGFDCPGCAWPDPKHTSSFEFCENGAKAVAWEATANRCTPEFFASHSVSELAAWDDYDLEMAGRLTHPMVYDGKSDRYVPIRWEDAFALVGRHLNALDHADQADFYTSGRASNEAAFLYQLFVREFGSNNFPDCSNMCHEATSVGLPQSIGVGKGTVLLEDFEHADAIFIFGQNPGTNSPRMMSDLHSAARRGAKIVSFNPFRERALERFASPQDPVEMATLGYTSISAFLYQVRVGGDVAVLKGMMKAIVAADDAALAADAPRILDIEFIEGHTHGIDALLDDLRATPWDAIERYSGLSRADIENAANLYMQAQNAILVYGMGITQHHRGTENVQQIANLALLRGNVGRPGAGICPVRGHSNVQGNRTVGITEKPGEALIDGIERAFGFRAPSGHGNDVIATLEAMMRGDAKVFVALGGNFASAIPDWVRMQEHIRKLDLTVHIATKLNRSHLVHGKAALILPCLGRTEIDVQADGPQSITVEDSMSMVHASAGRNQPASPHLLSEPAIVAGIARATLGEQSRVPWEQMVANYDRIRDAIEIVFPIFQAYNERIRVPGGFHLVSPARERVWDTPTGRANFLVFKGLDEDPWQDDPDALWLTTMRSHDQYNTTLYSHSDRYRGVFGQRDVVFMNQHELQKRGLHPGERVDLVALSTDGIERVIRSFKVVEYSLPNGCCGAYYPEVNPLVPLYAFDPQSRTPSYKSVPVKIVRAAAVGPDSAPRAIAVPPASQREETRHA, encoded by the coding sequence ATGGGCAAAAAGAAGGTGATCCGCATTTACAGCGACCCCGCAGGCGGTTGGGGCGCGCTCAAGGCAACGGGTGAAGCGCTGGCGCTTCAGGGCATCCCCGTCTCCGGCGCCAGGACGCTGCTGCGTATGAACCAGCCGGAAGGCTTCGATTGTCCCGGCTGCGCATGGCCCGACCCGAAGCACACCTCGTCGTTCGAATTCTGCGAGAACGGCGCGAAGGCCGTCGCGTGGGAAGCGACGGCGAACCGCTGCACACCGGAGTTCTTCGCTTCGCACAGCGTGTCCGAGCTGGCCGCATGGGACGACTACGACCTGGAGATGGCGGGCCGCCTCACGCATCCGATGGTCTACGACGGCAAGTCGGACCGGTATGTGCCCATTCGCTGGGAAGATGCATTCGCGCTGGTCGGGCGTCATCTGAATGCACTCGATCATGCCGACCAGGCAGACTTCTACACGTCGGGCCGCGCTTCGAATGAAGCGGCATTTCTCTATCAGTTGTTCGTGCGCGAATTCGGCAGCAACAACTTCCCCGACTGCTCGAACATGTGTCATGAAGCTACCAGTGTCGGCCTGCCGCAGTCGATCGGCGTCGGCAAGGGCACGGTGCTGCTCGAAGACTTCGAGCATGCAGACGCAATTTTCATTTTCGGGCAGAACCCCGGCACAAACAGCCCGCGCATGATGAGCGATCTGCATTCGGCGGCGCGTCGCGGCGCGAAGATCGTGTCGTTCAATCCGTTTCGCGAGCGAGCGCTGGAGCGCTTCGCGTCGCCGCAGGATCCCGTCGAAATGGCGACGCTCGGCTACACGTCCATTAGCGCGTTTTTGTATCAGGTGCGCGTGGGCGGCGATGTAGCCGTGCTCAAAGGGATGATGAAGGCCATCGTCGCAGCCGACGACGCCGCGCTCGCCGCCGACGCGCCGCGCATCCTCGACATCGAGTTTATCGAAGGCCATACGCATGGCATCGACGCGCTGCTCGACGATCTGCGCGCCACACCGTGGGACGCGATCGAACGGTATTCGGGCCTGTCGCGTGCCGACATCGAAAACGCCGCCAACCTCTACATGCAGGCACAAAACGCGATTCTCGTGTACGGCATGGGCATCACGCAGCATCATCGCGGCACGGAGAATGTCCAGCAGATCGCGAACCTCGCGCTGCTGCGCGGGAACGTGGGCCGTCCGGGCGCAGGCATCTGCCCCGTGCGCGGACACTCGAACGTGCAGGGAAACCGCACCGTCGGTATCACGGAGAAACCGGGCGAGGCGCTGATAGACGGAATCGAGCGCGCGTTCGGCTTTCGCGCGCCAAGCGGGCACGGCAACGACGTGATCGCGACGCTCGAAGCGATGATGCGCGGCGACGCGAAGGTCTTCGTCGCGCTGGGCGGTAACTTCGCGTCCGCGATTCCCGACTGGGTCCGCATGCAAGAACACATCCGCAAGCTCGATCTGACAGTGCACATCGCGACCAAGCTCAACCGCAGTCATCTGGTGCACGGCAAGGCCGCACTGATTCTGCCCTGCCTCGGCCGCACCGAGATCGACGTTCAGGCGGATGGCCCGCAATCGATCACCGTCGAAGATTCGATGTCGATGGTGCATGCATCTGCAGGCCGCAACCAGCCCGCTTCGCCGCATCTGCTGAGCGAGCCGGCCATCGTCGCGGGCATTGCGCGTGCGACGCTCGGCGAGCAGTCGCGTGTGCCGTGGGAGCAGATGGTCGCGAACTACGATCGTATCCGCGATGCGATCGAAATCGTGTTCCCGATCTTCCAGGCGTACAACGAGCGCATCCGCGTGCCGGGCGGCTTTCATCTCGTGTCGCCGGCACGCGAGCGCGTGTGGGACACGCCGACGGGTCGCGCGAATTTCCTCGTCTTCAAGGGACTCGACGAAGACCCGTGGCAGGACGATCCCGATGCGCTCTGGCTTACCACCATGCGCAGCCACGATCAGTACAACACGACGCTGTACTCGCATTCGGACCGCTATCGCGGTGTGTTCGGGCAACGCGACGTCGTGTTCATGAACCAGCACGAACTGCAAAAACGCGGACTGCATCCGGGCGAGCGCGTCGACCTCGTCGCGCTGTCGACGGACGGCATCGAGCGCGTGATCCGCAGCTTCAAGGTGGTCGAGTATTCGCTGCCCAATGGTTGCTGCGGCGCGTACTACCCGGAAGTGAATCCGCTCGTGCCGCTCTATGCGTTCGATCCGCAGAGCCGCACGCCGTCGTACAAGTCCGTGCCCGTGAAAATCGTGCGCGCCGCCGCCGTGGGCCCCGACTCCGCGCCGCGCGCCATCGCCGTGCCGCCCGCGTCGCAACGCGAGGAGACCCGCCATGCTTGA